A part of Desulfobacter sp. genomic DNA contains:
- a CDS encoding zinc-dependent alcohol dehydrogenase family protein yields MKAMVLKRIAPVKEGRNPLESAVLPVPEPAPEEILVRVSACGVCHTELDEIEGWTPPPVLPVVLGHQVVGRVAETGSNAGRFKEGDRVGVAWIHSACGRCRFCRQGLENLCPEFKATGRDANGGYAQFMTVPQGFAHPIPHGFSDFEAAPLLCAGAIGYRSLSLTGLKDGQNLGLTGFGASGHLVLKMVQHLFPGANVMVFARSEKERAFAVELGAVWAGEIDETPPEMMDAIIDTTPVWKPVVEALKNLNPCGRLVINAIRKEEADKNHLLKLDYPAHLWMEKEIKSVANVARTDVSAFLTLADRMNIRPEYQAFALEEANRALVELKTRKIRGAKVLRVD; encoded by the coding sequence ATGAAAGCAATGGTATTAAAGAGGATCGCACCTGTTAAAGAGGGCCGGAACCCGCTTGAATCGGCAGTCCTGCCGGTCCCGGAACCCGCACCCGAAGAGATCCTTGTCCGGGTCTCAGCCTGCGGCGTCTGCCATACCGAACTGGATGAAATCGAGGGGTGGACACCGCCGCCGGTACTGCCGGTGGTTCTCGGGCACCAGGTCGTGGGGCGGGTGGCGGAGACCGGCAGCAATGCCGGCAGGTTTAAAGAGGGTGACAGGGTCGGTGTGGCATGGATCCACTCTGCCTGCGGCAGGTGCCGCTTCTGCCGGCAGGGGCTTGAAAACCTGTGCCCGGAATTCAAGGCCACAGGACGGGATGCCAACGGCGGGTATGCCCAGTTCATGACGGTTCCCCAGGGGTTTGCCCACCCCATACCCCATGGGTTCAGTGATTTTGAGGCCGCGCCCCTGCTCTGCGCCGGTGCCATTGGATACCGCTCGCTTAGCCTGACCGGGCTCAAGGATGGCCAGAATCTCGGGCTGACCGGATTCGGTGCCTCCGGCCACCTTGTTTTGAAAATGGTCCAGCATCTTTTCCCCGGCGCCAATGTCATGGTATTTGCCAGAAGTGAAAAGGAAAGGGCTTTTGCCGTGGAACTGGGTGCGGTATGGGCCGGGGAAATCGATGAGACGCCCCCGGAAATGATGGACGCCATCATTGATACCACGCCGGTGTGGAAACCGGTTGTCGAGGCCCTGAAAAACCTAAACCCCTGCGGCCGGCTGGTCATCAATGCCATCCGGAAAGAAGAGGCCGACAAAAACCATCTTTTAAAACTGGATTACCCCGCCCACCTCTGGATGGAGAAAGAGATCAAGAGCGTGGCCAATGTCGCCCGCACCGATGTCAGCGCGTTCCTGACCCTTGCGGACCGGATGAATATCCGGCCGGAATACCAGGCCTTTGCCCTGGAAGAGGCCAACAGGGCGCTGGTGGAACTTAAGACAAGAAAAATCCGCGGCGCAAAGGTGTTAAGGGTGGATTGA
- a CDS encoding MarR family transcriptional regulator — protein MNDNRYHDSFILLDTLFHRVVNKMKRIEQKPRYFGTPYLLYPSEIHTIESVGRHPGINVTGLADLQGVTKGAVSQVIRKLVDKNMVIRMKDEQNDRDVLLKLSDTGRVAYDAHEEFHARIYPELTTVLDEADEKTMAFVEKLFKSMDKFCDSVLNEPESPPPSP, from the coding sequence ATGAATGATAACCGCTACCATGATTCCTTCATTCTGCTGGACACCTTGTTTCACAGGGTGGTCAACAAGATGAAACGGATCGAACAGAAGCCAAGGTATTTTGGCACCCCCTACCTGCTTTATCCCTCTGAAATCCATACCATTGAAAGCGTCGGGCGGCATCCGGGGATCAATGTCACCGGGCTGGCCGATCTGCAGGGCGTTACCAAGGGCGCAGTTTCCCAGGTGATCCGGAAGCTGGTGGACAAAAACATGGTCATCCGGATGAAAGACGAACAAAATGACAGGGATGTCCTGCTGAAGCTGTCGGATACCGGCCGGGTGGCATATGATGCCCATGAAGAATTCCATGCCAGAATATATCCCGAATTGACGACTGTTTTGGATGAGGCGGATGAAAAAACAATGGCCTTTGTTGAAAAACTATTTAAAAGCATGGATAAATTCTGCGACTCGGTCCTGAACGAACCCGAGTCTCCCCCCCCGTCCCCCTGA